Proteins encoded in a region of the Streptomyces sp. NBC_00258 genome:
- a CDS encoding TetR/AcrR family transcriptional regulator: MTRYRESVRSMLKERILDAAYERVAAEGWDRLKMTHIATTAGVSRQTVYTEYGSKATIGQALVMREVERFLTGIQNQLLAHPGDMRAAITAAIGYTLHTAADNPLIKAILTSSRGGEEDLLTHLTTRSEPLLDTAISMLTAYAAEVWPAIDAHSRDLAVEAVVRLTVSHLVQPVLPPDLSAERIAEITMRVAQA; this comes from the coding sequence ATGACGCGCTATCGAGAGTCGGTCCGTTCCATGCTCAAGGAACGGATCCTGGACGCCGCCTACGAGCGGGTCGCAGCCGAGGGCTGGGACCGGCTGAAGATGACCCACATCGCCACCACCGCCGGAGTGAGCCGGCAGACCGTCTACACCGAGTACGGCTCCAAGGCGACCATCGGCCAGGCACTGGTGATGCGCGAGGTCGAACGCTTTCTCACCGGCATACAGAACCAACTCCTCGCGCACCCCGGCGACATGAGGGCCGCCATCACCGCCGCCATCGGGTACACCCTGCACACGGCGGCCGACAATCCGCTGATCAAAGCCATCCTGACCAGCAGCCGGGGCGGTGAAGAGGACCTGCTCACCCACTTGACGACCCGCTCCGAGCCCCTCCTGGACACCGCCATCAGCATGCTCACCGCCTACGCGGCGGAAGTCTGGCCCGCAATCGACGCCCACTCGCGAGACCTGGCCGTCGAAGCGGTGGTGCGCCTGACGGTCAGCCACCTCGTCCAGCCCGTCCTGCCCCCCGACCTCTCCGCGGAGCGCATCGCCGAGATCACCATGCGGGTCGCACAAGCCTGA
- a CDS encoding fatty acid desaturase has protein sequence MAGTSYPLGAPVSHVTWRDGKRYLWLLGLVLPAFPFAAWGLAAATGNGYFWWLLPPVVFGVIPLVDLLVGKDSDNPPDSVLTWLESDRYYRWCTYLFLPLQYAGLVLACWLWSSGGLSATDKAGLTVTVGIVAGFGINTAHELGHKKDTLERLLARIALAQTCYGHFYIEHNRGHHVRVATPEDPASSRLGQSFWQFLPRSVFGSARSGWHLEKQRLGRLGKNPWNPHNDVLSAWAMSAILFAALTAVFGPDVLPYLAVQAVIGFCLLEVVNYLEHYGLLRQKTPSGRYERCTPQHSWNSDDIASNIFLYHLQRHSDHHANPTRRYQALRHFEESPQLPTGYAGMIVLAVLPPLWKRVMDPRLLAHYDGDVTRANIHPRTRGKVLTRHGSC, from the coding sequence ATGGCAGGAACCTCGTATCCGCTCGGAGCGCCGGTGTCGCACGTGACGTGGCGAGACGGCAAGCGCTACCTGTGGTTGCTCGGACTGGTGCTGCCCGCCTTCCCGTTCGCTGCGTGGGGGCTGGCAGCGGCCACAGGGAACGGCTACTTCTGGTGGCTTCTGCCGCCGGTCGTCTTCGGCGTGATCCCACTGGTGGACCTCCTGGTCGGCAAGGACTCCGATAATCCGCCCGACAGTGTCCTCACCTGGCTGGAATCGGACCGGTACTACCGCTGGTGCACCTACCTGTTCCTGCCCCTCCAGTACGCCGGGCTGGTGCTGGCCTGCTGGCTGTGGTCCAGCGGCGGCCTGTCGGCCACGGACAAGGCGGGGCTGACCGTCACTGTCGGCATCGTCGCCGGGTTCGGCATCAACACCGCGCACGAACTGGGCCACAAGAAGGACACGCTGGAACGCCTGCTGGCACGGATAGCCCTCGCCCAGACCTGCTACGGGCACTTCTACATCGAGCACAACCGCGGCCACCATGTGCGGGTCGCCACCCCCGAGGACCCCGCGAGCTCCCGCCTGGGCCAGTCCTTCTGGCAATTCCTGCCCCGCTCGGTATTCGGCAGCGCCCGCTCGGGCTGGCACCTGGAAAAGCAGCGGCTCGGCCGGCTGGGCAAAAACCCGTGGAACCCGCACAACGACGTACTCAGCGCATGGGCAATGTCAGCGATCCTCTTCGCCGCGCTCACCGCCGTGTTCGGGCCGGACGTGCTGCCCTACCTGGCGGTCCAGGCGGTCATCGGCTTCTGCCTGTTGGAGGTCGTCAACTACCTCGAGCACTACGGGCTGCTGCGGCAGAAGACCCCCTCGGGCCGCTACGAGCGCTGCACCCCGCAACACAGCTGGAACAGCGACGACATCGCCTCCAACATCTTCCTCTACCACCTGCAGCGGCACAGCGACCACCACGCCAACCCCACCCGCCGCTACCAGGCCCTGCGCCATTTCGAGGAGTCCCCACAACTGCCCACCGGCTACGCGGGAATGATCGTGCTCGCCGTCCTGCCGCCACTGTGGAAGCGCGTGATGGACCCCCGGCTCCTCGCCCACTACGACGGCGACGTCACCCGGGCCAACATCCACCCCCGCACCAGGGGCAAGGTCCTCACCCGCCACGGGAGCTGCTGA
- a CDS encoding rubredoxin, whose translation MRRYLCPVCGYVYDGRAGAPREGFPAGTAWADVPDNWPCPDCGVREKIDFEELA comes from the coding sequence ATGAGGCGCTACCTGTGCCCTGTCTGCGGCTACGTGTACGACGGGCGCGCCGGTGCGCCGCGAGAGGGGTTCCCCGCCGGTACGGCCTGGGCGGACGTGCCCGACAACTGGCCCTGCCCCGACTGCGGGGTCCGTGAGAAGATCGACTTCGAGGAGTTGGCGTGA
- a CDS encoding rubredoxin codes for MKVWECLVCGFVYDEAQGWPEEGIAPGTRWEDIPDNWSCPDCGAAKADFQMAEASRA; via the coding sequence GTGAAGGTCTGGGAATGCCTGGTATGCGGTTTCGTCTACGACGAGGCGCAGGGCTGGCCCGAGGAAGGCATCGCCCCCGGCACCCGCTGGGAGGACATCCCGGACAACTGGTCCTGCCCCGACTGCGGTGCCGCCAAGGCCGACTTCCAGATGGCCGAGGCATCCCGTGCCTGA
- a CDS encoding NAD(P)/FAD-dependent oxidoreductase, which produces MPETTLRTIAVVGTGVAGATAALTLRKEGFDGRILLIGEEHHPRTGAPPLSKDIVKRAMTPERLRLKPPTAWQELGIELRTGTKVTGIADGTLECSDGGRLPYDRLLLATGGRARTLPYAAGHDHVHTLRGLSDVPALRADLESGGPLLVIGAGLVGLEVAASARSAGLDVTVLEADAEPLRRVLPTHLRHAVLELHRAHGTRVHTDVTLIRLTRRDGMLVATARDGRNWHAHTVLIAVGMRPDIELAAQAGLDVGDGILVDALGATSDPRIFAAGDVALYPDPALGRRARVEQWNHAQQQAAAAARNMLGAGTPFSAVPWSWTDQYGVMLQIAGHFTDADSLTVQGDIAGFDFAALAIAHGLPVGAVAAGRPHDFRALRTALDHVDGSPSQAALRTPAVTHALLTGEQAAGHALRPGQGEPDVPDTGGSHTAAG; this is translated from the coding sequence GTGCCTGAGACCACACTCCGCACCATCGCCGTGGTCGGCACCGGAGTCGCCGGCGCGACCGCCGCGCTGACCCTGCGCAAGGAGGGCTTCGACGGCCGCATCCTCCTGATCGGTGAGGAACACCACCCCCGTACCGGCGCCCCCCCGCTGTCCAAGGACATCGTCAAGCGGGCCATGACGCCCGAGCGGCTCCGCCTGAAGCCGCCGACGGCCTGGCAGGAACTGGGCATCGAACTACGCACCGGCACGAAGGTCACGGGCATCGCCGACGGCACCCTGGAATGCTCCGACGGAGGCCGACTGCCGTACGACAGACTGCTGCTGGCGACCGGAGGACGCGCCCGCACCCTGCCGTACGCCGCCGGGCATGACCATGTGCACACCCTGCGCGGACTCAGCGACGTGCCCGCTCTCCGCGCCGACCTGGAGTCCGGCGGCCCATTGCTGGTCATCGGCGCCGGACTCGTCGGTCTGGAAGTCGCCGCGAGTGCCCGGTCGGCAGGACTCGACGTCACCGTCCTGGAAGCCGACGCGGAGCCCTTGCGCCGGGTGCTGCCCACCCACCTGCGCCACGCCGTCCTGGAACTGCACCGGGCCCACGGGACGCGCGTGCATACGGATGTCACGCTCATACGACTCACCCGGCGGGACGGCATGCTCGTGGCAACCGCTCGGGACGGAAGAAACTGGCACGCACACACGGTGCTGATCGCCGTCGGCATGCGGCCCGACATCGAACTGGCCGCCCAAGCGGGCCTGGACGTGGGTGACGGCATACTCGTCGACGCCCTGGGCGCGACCAGCGATCCGCGCATCTTCGCGGCAGGGGACGTGGCTCTGTATCCCGACCCGGCCCTTGGACGACGGGCGCGCGTGGAACAGTGGAACCACGCCCAGCAGCAGGCCGCCGCAGCCGCTAGGAACATGCTCGGCGCCGGGACACCCTTCAGCGCCGTGCCCTGGTCATGGACCGACCAGTACGGCGTCATGCTGCAGATCGCCGGCCATTTCACCGACGCCGACTCCCTGACGGTGCAGGGCGACATCGCCGGGTTCGACTTCGCCGCCCTGGCGATCGCGCACGGACTCCCCGTGGGAGCTGTGGCGGCCGGAAGACCCCACGACTTCCGCGCCCTGCGGACGGCCCTCGACCACGTGGACGGCAGCCCGTCCCAAGCCGCCCTACGGACACCGGCGGTCACGCACGCACTTCTCACAGGCGAACAAGCGGCGGGCCACGCTCTTCGGCCTGGGCAAGGAGAGCCAGACGTCCCGGACACCGGCGGATCACACACTGCCGCAGGCTGA
- a CDS encoding helix-turn-helix transcriptional regulator, whose translation MTILPPDPDLTALRVTLARLRNGRGWSFDELARRSGLARRTLIDLEHGRTTGSVTTWHALAHAFDVPIEHLLGPLCDDHAPPGSTAS comes from the coding sequence GTGACGATCTTGCCGCCCGACCCCGACCTCACCGCGCTGCGCGTGACGCTCGCACGGTTGAGGAATGGGCGCGGATGGAGCTTCGATGAACTCGCCCGTCGTAGCGGCCTGGCCCGGCGCACCCTCATCGATCTCGAGCACGGTCGCACCACTGGCAGCGTCACCACCTGGCACGCCCTCGCCCACGCCTTCGACGTCCCCATCGAACACCTGCTGGGCCCGCTCTGCGACGACCACGCCCCGCCTGGATCCACGGCCTCCTGA
- a CDS encoding DUF6083 domain-containing protein, which produces MCPNTASTSRHRDSSPRTTYPRRPLRVAAASPSRLLRAGQSSRCRQCGHRIDLYQRTDQRPIALHPAELASADVPPPCRWHLSSGIAHPHGDGSPWCRIPHAVLCPSRTATTRTSPHIEAMRRQLAVRTRRLIDTGAITQTPPTSGETLADSRAVVQLLLGRYLAEGPIDGIRCVAQTRQRRRCPHPVLDPRTPAGIWTLLPVGPQHGQLALPDALMAVYDLSRLPYTEQLRWRTQRCPAHAATPGAADLTLAGWQVFDPLLHTAHIRTCLPHPPPSRRREA; this is translated from the coding sequence ATGTGCCCCAACACCGCCTCCACCAGCCGCCACCGGGACAGCAGCCCCCGCACCACGTACCCGCGCCGCCCGCTGCGCGTGGCCGCCGCCAGCCCCAGCCGCCTGCTGCGCGCCGGCCAGAGCAGTCGCTGCCGCCAGTGCGGCCACCGCATCGACCTCTACCAGCGAACCGACCAGCGGCCCATCGCCCTGCACCCCGCCGAACTGGCCAGCGCCGATGTCCCACCGCCGTGCCGCTGGCACCTGAGCAGCGGCATCGCCCACCCCCACGGCGACGGCAGCCCCTGGTGCCGCATCCCGCACGCCGTGCTCTGCCCCAGCCGCACCGCAACCACCCGGACGAGCCCTCACATCGAGGCCATGCGCCGCCAACTCGCCGTCCGCACCCGCCGCCTCATCGACACCGGCGCCATCACCCAGACCCCGCCCACCTCCGGCGAGACTCTCGCGGACAGCCGGGCTGTCGTACAGCTCCTGCTCGGCCGCTACCTCGCCGAGGGCCCCATCGACGGCATCCGCTGCGTCGCCCAGACACGCCAGCGCCGCCGCTGCCCCCACCCCGTCCTCGACCCCCGCACCCCGGCCGGCATCTGGACGCTCCTGCCCGTCGGCCCGCAGCACGGCCAACTCGCCCTGCCCGACGCCCTGATGGCCGTCTACGACCTCAGCCGCCTGCCCTACACAGAGCAGCTGCGCTGGCGCACCCAGCGCTGCCCCGCCCACGCCGCCACCCCCGGAGCCGCCGACCTCACCCTGGCCGGATGGCAGGTCTTCGACCCCCTCCTGCACACGGCACACATCCGCACCTGCCTCCCACACCCCCCGCCAAGCCGCCGCAGGGAGGCGTGA
- a CDS encoding UvrD-helicase domain-containing protein, with protein MNPTDEQTAAADAFHTGDHLALQAGAGTGKTTTLELLARTTKRRGRYLAYNRAIAQDARSRFPSTVTCKTAHALAYAATGHRYTQRLNAPRRPAWQTGQALGITKAIRIGERDLSQKTLSNAALRTVARFCHTADPAITRHHVPHLRGLEDCNLHAELAAHIVPFARKAWADLQHPDDGAVRFDHDHYLKIWALTNPKIDTDFLLLDEAQDTNPVVEQIFLNQRDHAQLVMVGDSAQAIYHWRGAKDIMTGFDGTQLALSQSFRFGPRLADEANRWLTIADAPIRLTGTETVPTELGPLTRPDAVLCRTNVGAMAQVMDLLDTGYRVALVGGGDSLRALALAAHDLKEGRRTTHPELILFPSWGELQDYATHDPAGRDLQPLVDLVDTHGTDAILAAVAQLAPENQAEVTVSTAHKAKGREWARVKIADDFTPPPDSDQQDDTGRALPGPIDGGEARLAYVAVTRTRRGLDLGGLSWIHRHPDGRGGPHAPTRDPGLLGAEPSEPAHEA; from the coding sequence ATGAACCCGACCGACGAACAGACCGCCGCGGCCGACGCCTTCCACACCGGCGACCACCTGGCCCTGCAGGCCGGAGCAGGCACCGGAAAGACCACCACCCTGGAACTGCTCGCCCGCACCACCAAGCGTCGCGGCCGCTACCTCGCCTACAACCGGGCCATCGCCCAGGACGCCCGCTCCCGCTTCCCCTCCACCGTCACCTGCAAGACCGCCCACGCCCTGGCCTACGCAGCCACCGGCCACCGCTACACCCAACGTCTGAACGCTCCCCGCCGCCCCGCCTGGCAGACCGGACAAGCCCTCGGCATCACCAAAGCCATCCGCATCGGCGAACGCGACCTGTCACAAAAGACTCTCTCCAACGCCGCCCTGCGCACCGTGGCCCGCTTCTGCCACACCGCCGACCCCGCGATCACCCGCCACCACGTCCCGCACCTGCGCGGCCTCGAAGACTGCAACCTGCACGCCGAACTCGCCGCACACATCGTCCCGTTCGCCCGCAAGGCATGGGCTGACCTGCAGCACCCCGATGACGGCGCAGTCCGCTTCGACCACGACCACTACCTGAAGATCTGGGCCCTCACGAATCCGAAAATCGACACCGACTTCCTGCTCCTGGACGAGGCCCAGGACACCAACCCCGTCGTCGAACAGATTTTCCTCAACCAGCGCGACCATGCCCAGCTGGTGATGGTCGGCGACTCCGCCCAGGCCATCTACCACTGGCGCGGCGCCAAAGACATCATGACCGGCTTCGACGGCACCCAGCTCGCCCTGTCCCAGTCCTTCCGCTTCGGCCCCAGGCTCGCCGACGAGGCCAACCGATGGCTGACCATCGCAGACGCCCCCATCCGCCTCACCGGGACCGAGACCGTGCCCACCGAACTCGGCCCCCTCACCCGGCCCGACGCCGTCCTGTGCCGCACCAATGTCGGCGCCATGGCTCAGGTCATGGACCTGCTGGATACCGGATACCGGGTGGCACTCGTCGGGGGAGGGGACAGCCTGCGCGCCCTGGCCCTGGCCGCCCACGACCTCAAGGAAGGCCGCCGCACCACCCACCCCGAACTGATCCTGTTCCCCTCCTGGGGCGAACTGCAGGACTACGCCACCCACGACCCGGCGGGACGCGACCTGCAGCCGCTGGTCGACCTCGTCGACACCCACGGCACCGACGCCATCCTGGCCGCCGTCGCCCAACTCGCTCCCGAAAACCAGGCAGAGGTGACCGTCTCGACCGCCCACAAAGCCAAAGGCCGAGAATGGGCCCGTGTGAAGATTGCTGACGACTTCACCCCGCCCCCGGACAGCGATCAGCAAGACGATACTGGCCGTGCTCTGCCAGGCCCCATCGACGGTGGTGAAGCCCGCCTCGCCTACGTGGCCGTCACGCGCACACGCAGAGGCCTCGACCTTGGCGGCCTGTCCTGGATTCACAGGCACCCCGACGGCAGAGGCGGACCCCACGCCCCTACGCGGGATCCCGGTCTTCTTGGAGCCGAACCGTCCGAACCAGCTCACGAGGCATAG
- a CDS encoding RNA polymerase sigma factor — protein MGQAADDWNTFEAIYRSTYVPVLRFLRRRVAWDDAEDAAAEVFATAWRRRQDLKGEPRPWLYGIARHVAANTLRSSGRAARLSDRLRDCSAEGDIRAAEDEVLGRLGAVDALAQLSPDDRDALMLVSWDGLQASDAAKAMGRSRGAFAVQLHRARRRLERAMTEEGLNPDELSSLALEGRAG, from the coding sequence ATGGGGCAAGCAGCGGATGACTGGAACACCTTCGAGGCGATCTACCGGTCCACGTACGTGCCTGTGCTGCGTTTTCTACGACGTCGGGTGGCGTGGGATGACGCGGAGGACGCGGCGGCAGAAGTGTTCGCCACGGCATGGCGTAGGCGGCAGGACCTGAAAGGCGAGCCCCGTCCATGGCTGTACGGAATCGCCCGGCACGTCGCGGCGAACACACTGCGGTCTTCTGGTCGGGCCGCACGACTCAGTGATCGTCTCCGCGATTGCTCGGCGGAGGGAGATATCCGAGCGGCAGAGGACGAAGTCCTGGGCCGCTTGGGAGCGGTCGACGCCTTGGCCCAGCTGTCCCCGGACGATCGTGATGCGCTGATGCTCGTGTCCTGGGACGGGCTGCAGGCGAGCGACGCGGCGAAGGCCATGGGGCGCAGTCGGGGAGCCTTCGCCGTCCAGTTACATCGGGCGAGACGGCGCCTGGAACGAGCCATGACTGAAGAGGGCTTGAACCCGGATGAATTGTCGTCGTTGGCACTTGAGGGGAGAGCGGGATGA
- a CDS encoding SigE family RNA polymerase sigma factor, producing the protein MEQSRAEGFDGFVAARWPALLHLARLLVGGDRHRAEDLLQEALVKLWFAWPRVAEEAPEAYVRKVLARAAARSARRRWWGERPVEQLPERAEAGDVSAAVAERSRLEAALGQLPPRQRAAVVLRYYQDLPESQVAQVLGCPVGTARSHASRGVARLRRILADVIEPVG; encoded by the coding sequence ATGGAGCAGAGCCGAGCCGAGGGGTTCGACGGGTTCGTGGCAGCCCGTTGGCCGGCGTTGCTGCACCTCGCGCGCCTGCTCGTCGGCGGCGACCGGCACCGTGCCGAGGATCTGCTTCAGGAGGCCCTGGTCAAGCTCTGGTTCGCCTGGCCCAGGGTCGCCGAGGAGGCGCCGGAAGCGTACGTACGCAAGGTGCTGGCCCGTGCGGCGGCGCGCTCGGCGCGGCGCCGCTGGTGGGGTGAGCGCCCGGTCGAGCAGCTGCCCGAGCGGGCAGAGGCGGGTGATGTGTCCGCCGCGGTGGCGGAGCGCTCGCGGCTGGAAGCCGCGCTGGGCCAACTGCCGCCCCGGCAGCGGGCCGCGGTCGTACTGCGCTACTACCAGGACCTGCCCGAGAGCCAGGTGGCGCAGGTGCTGGGGTGCCCGGTGGGTACCGCCCGGTCCCATGCGTCGCGTGGCGTGGCGCGGCTGCGTCGGATCCTGGCCGATGTCATCGAGCCGGTGGGGTGA
- a CDS encoding dolichyl-phosphate beta-glucosyltransferase: MDQLPLRPPVSVHHREPVLDVVVPVFNEEASLERSVRRLHAHLRETFPYPFRITVADNASTDKTPRIAARLAAELPEAEWLRLADKGRGGALHAAWSRSRAPVLAYVDVDLSTDLTALLPLVAPLISGHSDIAIGTRLARGSKVVRGPRREIISRCYNVLLRSTLAVGFSDAQCGFKAVRRDVAERLLPLVKDTGWFFDTELLVIAERAGLRIHEVPVDWVDDPDSRVDILATALADLRGIARIGRDLARGTLPTTALRRSAADPAPTGLAGQLLRFGAVGAVSTVGYVLLYAALRPPAGPQAANALALLACALANTAANRRLTFGLRGRTGALHHQAKGLVVFAVGLALTSGSLAVLHHLAHRPARPTEIAVLVAANLAATLLRFLLLRAWVFPARRRGTGATAA; this comes from the coding sequence ATGGATCAACTGCCGCTGCGCCCGCCCGTGTCGGTGCATCACCGGGAGCCCGTCCTCGACGTGGTCGTCCCGGTGTTCAACGAGGAGGCGAGCCTGGAACGCAGCGTGCGGCGCCTCCACGCACACCTGCGCGAGACCTTCCCGTACCCGTTCCGCATCACCGTCGCCGACAACGCCAGCACCGACAAGACCCCGCGGATCGCGGCCCGGCTGGCCGCCGAACTGCCGGAAGCGGAGTGGCTGCGGCTGGCCGACAAGGGACGAGGCGGGGCGCTGCACGCGGCGTGGTCAAGGTCACGGGCCCCGGTGCTCGCGTATGTGGACGTGGACCTGTCGACCGATCTGACGGCGCTGCTGCCGCTGGTCGCCCCGCTGATCTCCGGCCACTCCGACATTGCCATCGGCACCCGCCTCGCCCGGGGCTCGAAAGTGGTGCGCGGCCCTCGCAGAGAGATCATCTCCCGCTGCTACAACGTCCTGCTGCGCTCCACCCTCGCCGTCGGATTCTCCGACGCGCAGTGCGGCTTCAAAGCGGTGCGCCGTGACGTCGCCGAGCGACTGCTGCCCCTCGTGAAGGACACGGGGTGGTTCTTCGACACCGAACTGCTGGTGATAGCCGAGCGGGCCGGGCTGCGCATCCATGAGGTGCCGGTCGACTGGGTGGATGACCCCGACAGCCGGGTCGACATCCTCGCCACCGCCCTGGCCGACCTGCGCGGCATCGCCCGGATCGGCCGGGACCTGGCCCGCGGCACACTGCCCACAACCGCGCTGCGCCGAAGCGCCGCCGACCCCGCACCCACCGGCCTGGCCGGGCAACTGCTGCGCTTTGGCGCCGTGGGAGCCGTGAGCACCGTCGGATACGTGCTGCTGTACGCGGCGCTGCGCCCACCTGCGGGACCACAGGCCGCCAACGCGCTGGCCCTGCTGGCCTGCGCGCTCGCCAACACCGCGGCCAACCGCCGGCTCACCTTCGGGCTGCGCGGCCGTACCGGTGCACTGCACCACCAGGCCAAGGGCCTGGTGGTCTTCGCGGTCGGCCTCGCACTCACCAGCGGGTCCCTGGCCGTACTGCACCACCTGGCACACCGACCGGCGCGCCCCACGGAGATCGCAGTGCTCGTCGCCGCCAACCTGGCCGCGACGCTCCTGCGCTTCCTACTCTTGAGGGCCTGGGTCTTCCCCGCCCGTCGGCGTGGAACGGGAGCCACGGCCGCATGA
- a CDS encoding tyrosine-type recombinase/integrase, with protein MDLPGAAHLVLADGVVHLEPEPAVFEAMLDGWARQQRTRFLDEDGTIKPRLSVVRRFAEFTNQYPWQWESAEVEAFIDHLRSRRKKFAVSTGRNYQNALRMFCEYVTDSRYGWPLRCLDRFGQAPAQILHEWNTITHSSEYEGDASRRPLTYDEVQALFDAADARVDEIRARRRKGSLAALRDAILLKTVYAYGLRRQEACGLDLADLRRNPKMSQYGRFGGLFVRYGKASKGGPPKRRTVLTVPELDWIADLLDQYLDEVRPAFTPGKHPALWITERRGRMSARRLDEAFETARKAADLPEELDLHGLRHSYVTHLVEFGYPERFVQDQVGHAYASTTAIYTGVSDDYRNRLLQRMLKERHAELWEDDET; from the coding sequence GTGGATCTGCCAGGGGCCGCGCACTTGGTGCTGGCCGACGGGGTTGTGCATCTGGAACCGGAGCCGGCCGTCTTCGAGGCGATGCTGGACGGCTGGGCCCGGCAGCAGAGGACCCGTTTCCTGGACGAAGACGGGACGATCAAGCCGCGGCTGTCAGTGGTGCGGAGGTTCGCCGAGTTCACCAACCAGTACCCCTGGCAGTGGGAGTCCGCCGAGGTTGAGGCGTTCATCGACCACCTGAGGTCGCGGCGGAAGAAGTTTGCTGTCTCCACCGGCCGGAACTACCAGAACGCCCTGCGGATGTTCTGCGAGTACGTCACTGATTCACGCTACGGATGGCCGCTGCGCTGCCTGGACCGGTTCGGTCAGGCACCCGCACAAATCCTGCATGAGTGGAACACGATTACCCACAGCAGTGAGTACGAGGGCGATGCCAGCCGACGCCCACTGACCTACGACGAGGTCCAGGCCCTGTTCGATGCGGCCGATGCACGGGTCGACGAGATCCGGGCCCGGCGCCGCAAGGGATCCCTCGCCGCCCTTCGGGACGCCATCCTCCTCAAGACCGTCTACGCCTACGGACTGCGCCGCCAGGAAGCTTGCGGTCTCGACCTGGCAGACCTGCGGCGGAACCCGAAGATGTCGCAGTACGGCCGGTTCGGCGGCCTGTTCGTCCGTTATGGGAAGGCGTCCAAGGGCGGCCCGCCCAAACGACGCACCGTCTTGACCGTCCCCGAACTGGACTGGATCGCCGACCTCCTCGACCAGTACTTGGACGAGGTCCGCCCGGCCTTCACCCCGGGAAAACACCCCGCGCTCTGGATCACCGAACGCCGCGGCCGGATGTCCGCCCGCCGCCTGGACGAAGCCTTCGAGACCGCCCGCAAGGCGGCGGACCTGCCCGAAGAACTTGACTTGCACGGACTCCGGCACAGCTACGTCACGCACCTCGTCGAGTTCGGCTACCCCGAGCGGTTCGTCCAAGACCAGGTCGGCCATGCCTACGCCAGCACCACCGCGATCTACACCGGCGTCTCGGACGACTACCGCAACCGGCTGCTCCAGCGGATGTTGAAGGAACGGCACGCCGAGCTCTGGGAGGACGACGAGACGTGA
- a CDS encoding helix-turn-helix domain-containing protein, whose product MIKKMGYQWHLRQIMATRQMFQTTDLVGPLAERGVALSREQVFRLVTQTPQRLSMDTLAALCDILGCQPGDLIEVRVVNEEIRKTADEAPLRPLPAARRTTIRRPEGL is encoded by the coding sequence GTGATCAAGAAGATGGGCTACCAGTGGCACCTGCGGCAGATCATGGCCACCCGGCAAATGTTCCAGACCACTGACCTGGTCGGCCCGCTCGCAGAGCGAGGCGTCGCCCTGTCCCGGGAGCAGGTATTCCGCCTGGTCACCCAGACCCCGCAACGGCTTTCGATGGACACCCTCGCGGCGCTCTGCGACATCCTTGGCTGCCAGCCCGGTGACCTCATCGAAGTCCGCGTCGTCAACGAGGAGATCCGCAAGACCGCAGACGAAGCACCTCTCCGGCCGCTGCCGGCCGCCCGCCGGACCACGATCCGCCGCCCCGAGGGACTATGA